In the genome of Pseudonocardia cypriaca, the window CCCCAGCCGAACGCCGTCACCAGGGTGGCGGCGGTCCCGGCCGTCGTGCCCAGCGCCGCGGCGATGTCGCCGAGCACGAGTGCAGGCGCGGTGATCCCGAACGACAGCGGTCCGGCGAGCAGGGCGAGCCACGGCAGCGCGACCCGGCCCTGCCGACGGGCGTCCGCCGCGACGGCCCGGCTCATCGGACGTAGGGCCGGTCGGAGCGGGCCGCGCGCAGCGCCGTGCCCCACCAGGCCAGCCGGTCCAGGGCGGTCCCGAGCGCGCGGACGGCGCCCGGGTCGCAGACCCAGCCGCTCTCGTCGAGCGCGCCGTCGTCGAGCCCGAGGCACACGGTGTCGCGCAGCACGGTGACGTGCAGCTCGCCCAGCACGAGCCGCAGCTGCTCGGCCGCTCGCAGCCCGCGCGCCATCCCGCCGTAGGCGACCACGGCCGCAGGCTTCGCGTACCACTCCTCCCGCACGGCGTCGATCGCGTGCTTGAGCGAGGCCGGGATGCCGCGGTTGTACTCCGGCGTCACGAACACGAACGCGTCGGCCCGGTCCACGCGCTCGGTCCAGGCCCGCTGCCCCGGGGTGGGGTCGTCGGGCAGGTGGGCGGGCAGGTCGACGTCACGCAGGTCGACGACGTCGACCTCCAGGTCGGCGCGCCGCTCCGCGTGGGTCGCGGCCCAGCGGGCCACGGAGCTGCCGACCCGCCCCTCGCGCACGCTCCCGATGACGAGCGCGACGCGCAGCGGGCCGTCCGACGCCGTGGTGTCGGTGGCGTCCGCGACGGGGCGCTCGACGACGACGGTCATCTCGGTCTCCTTCCGGTCGGATCTCTTCGTCCACCCGGAGGGCGCGAGACGCCGTCTCACACCCGTGAGACGCGGACGGTCGCCGTCAGGAGGCGACGGATGTCCGCCCTCGTGTCGAGCATGATCGGGGTGTCGTCCGGCTAGGCTGCGTGCGTGCGTGGTGGCCCCGCTGGGGCGAAGGACGAGTTGTCGTGAGAGCCGTCGTCCACGACCGCTACGGCCCGCCGTCGGTGCTGCGGGTCGCGGATGTGCCGGTGCCGTCGCCGGAGCGGGGTCAGCTGCTGGTCCGGGTCGCCGCGACATCGGTGAACCTGTCGGACTGGGAGACCCTGCGGGGGAGTCCGCTCTACTCCCGGATCGGTGGCCTGCGGAGGCCGGCGCGGCCGGTACTCGGCTCCGACATCGCCGGGTGGGTCGAGGCGGTCGGACCCGAGGTCAGCGGCTTCGCCGTCGGCGACGAGGTGTACGGGGACAACCTGTGGCTCAAGGGCGGCTTCGCGGAGTACGCCGTCGCGCCCGCCTCTGCACTGGCGCACAAGCCCGCCGAGCTGTCGTTCGTCGAGGCCTCGACGATCCCGCAGGCCGGCCCGATCGCGTGGCAGGGCACGGCGACCGCGAGGCCGGGCCTGCGGGTGTTGGTCAACGGGGGAGGCGGCGGGTCGGGCTCGTTCGCGATCCAGCTCGCCAAGCGGGCCGGTGCCCACGTGACCGCCGTCGACAACGGGGACAAGCTGGACTTCATGCGCTCGGTCGGCGCCGACGAGGTGCTCGACCACCGCACCCAGGACTTCACCCGGGGCGAGCCGCAGGACCTGGTGCTCGACCTGGTCGCCCACCGATCGGTCTTCGCCTACCGCCGTGCCCTTGCCGGCGGGGGACGGTACCTCTGCGTCGGTGGCACCACGCGCGCCCTGCTCCGCGTGCTGACGCTGGGCACCGTGCTGGGGCTGTTGACCGGTCGCCGGCTCGGCGTGCTCGCGGTGAAGGCAGGGCCCGAGCACTTCGAGCCGGTCGCGGAGCGGTGCGTGGCCGGCGAGGTCCGGATCCACATCGATCGCACGTTCCCGCTCGAAGAGGTACCGCAGGCCCTCGTCCACGTCGGCGAGGGCCGTTCGCTCGGCAAGGTGGTCGTCGAGGTGGCGTGACAGCGACCTCTCAGCCGGCCTTCGCGATCATCTTTCCGGGGCCGCGGCCGGTGAACATCTCCGGGAACACGGCGGGGATCACCTCGAGGCCCCCATCGATGATGTGCGTGCTGTAGTGCAGCTCCTGCTCCGCGACGGCGGGGGCGAGATCCGCGAGGAACTCGGGGTAGCGGTCGTAGAACTCGGTCACGTCGAAGCCGCGGATGGTGAGGGTCTTGTAGAGGGCCGCCCTCAGCAGGTCCGGCAGGTTGTCCGGTCCCTCGAAGGAGCCGGTCTGCGTGATCTGCGACATGACGCCCCCCACGGCGATCTGCGCGTTCCGGTTGAGGTGCGGCACCAGCGCGGGGAGCAGGGCGGCACCCACGTTCTCGTAGACGGTGTCGATGCCGTCGGGCAGGGCGCGGGCGAGTTGCTCGGCGAAGTCGGGCGCCCTGTGGTCGACGGCGGCGGCCAGACCGAGGTCCTCGAGCAGGTGGCGGGTCTTCTCGGGGCCGCCGGCGACCCCCACGACGCGGTGTCCCCGCAGCTTCCCGATCTGCGCTGCGGCCGAGCCGACGGCACCGGCCGCGGCGGTGACGACGAGGGTGCCTCCCGGCTTCGGGTCGAGGATCTCGGTCAGGCCGACCCACGCCGTGAGACCCGTGACGCCGAGCACGCCGAGGTTCGCCTCCAGCGGCGCAGCGTCCGGGTCGACCACCCGGAGGTCCGATCCGTCGGACACGGCGTAGTCCTGCCAGCCGGTGGTGCCGAAGATGCCGGCGACGTGGTCGCCGACGGCGAAGGCGGGATTGTTGCTCTGCTCGACGACGGCGACCGTGAATCCGAACATCGTGTCACCGAGCTCGATGGGGGCCTGGTCGCTGTTCGCGTTCCCCATCAGGATGCGGTTGAAGGGGTCCAACGAGAACAGGATGTTCCGGACGAGCACCTGCCCGTCGCCGGGGACGGGAACGGGGCGCTCGACGATCTCGAAGTCGCTCTCCTTCGGGTTCCCGTGCGGCCGGGCCGCCAGGATGATCTGTCGGTTCACTCGCGAGCTCATGCTTGGTTCTTTCCTTCGTGGAGTGGGACGAGTGGTGCCGCACCCAGAAGACGTCGGGCGCCGGGACCGGACCAGTGCCCCGGCCGGCCCAGGTAGTGACAGGACCCCCTCAACCTGGTGCGGGGCGAATTACCGTGCTGGTGTGACCGACAGGCCGAACCACCTGGGCGAGTACCTCCGCGCACGCCGCGAGCTCGTCACCGCCGAGCAGGTGGGCCTCCCCGATGCCGGCGGGCGGCGGGTGCCCGGTTTGAGGCGCGAAGAGGTCGCCATGCTCGCCGGGATCAGCGTCGACTACTACCTGCGCCTCGAGCGGGGACGCGACCGCAACCCGTCCGTGCAGGTGCTGCAGGCCATCGCACGCGTCCTGCAGCTCGACGACGAGCACCTGGCCCACCTGCTGAGCCTCGTATCGGACCACCCCCGACGGACGCGACGCAGGCCCCGGAAGGAGACTGCGCCGGCCAGCACCGTCGAGCTCCTGTCGGCCCTGCCGCATCCCGCGTTCGTCGAGGGGCGCTACTTCGACATCCTCGCCGCCAACGCCATGGCCACCGCGCTGTCGCCGCGCCTGTCGGTCGGGGGCAACCAACTGCTCGACCTGTTCATCGACCCGGCAGAGCGGGGCCTCCACCTGGACTGGGACGGCACCACGAAGTGCTACGTCTCCAGCCTCCGCCAGTCCGTCGGCACCGACACCGACGACCAGCGGCTCATCGAGCTCGTCGGAGAGCTCTCCCTCGCGAGCCCACGCTTCCGCACCCTGTGGAACCGCCACGACGTGAGCACCCAACGCGGTGCCTCGGTCCCGTTCGACCACCCGCAGGTGGGCGAGGTGCGGCTGTACCGGGAGCGGCTCGCGATCAGCGGAACGGACGGCATCACCCTCGTCGTCTACCACGCCGAAGCCGGCTCCTCGGACGCCGAGAAGCTGGCGCTCCTCGGCTCGTCCGCGCTCCCGCCGGCCGATGGGCGCGACAACGGCATCTCGCGGACCCGTCACCCCTCCGTCGGACGCGACTAGCGCTCGCTCCGCGACTCACCACCCCGACACCGCCCCGCCCATCGCGCGGCGTGGTGACGGTCGACCCACCCTGGAGAAGGCAGGTACCCATGACGAGTGAGCAGCGAGTCGCCGTCGTCACCGGTGGCACGGGCGCGATCGGGAGCGCCATCGTCACGGCGCTCGACACGGCGGGGTACCGGACGGTCGTTCTCGGCCGCCGCGGCGGGGACATCCTCGCCGATCTGGCATCGGAGTCGGCGACCAAGCGCGCCGCGGCCGAGGTGCTGGACCGGTACGGGCGGGTCGATGTCCTGGTCCACTGCGCCGCCGTCATCGATCCGATGCCCCTGAGCGAACTCGACGCGGGGCGTTGGCGAACCGTCCAGGCCGTCAACGTGGAAGCCCCGCTGTGGCTGGCGCAGGCGTTCACGCCCGGAATGGCCGAGCGCAAGTTCGGACGCATCGTGTTCGTCGCCTCCGACACGCTCTGGTCGCCGCCGGGTGCCCGGTTCCTGCCCTACGTGGCCAGCAAGGGCGCCATGATCGGCATCATGCGCACGCTGGCCGTCGACCTGGGAGCCGACGGAATCGCGGTCACCGCGGTGGCACCGGGTCTCACCGACACACCCATCGCGCGGAGCGTCAACGACCCCGGTCAGATCGAGGCGGTCGTCGCCACGCAGGCGATGAAGCGCGCACTGGTCCCCGAAGACAGCGCCAACGCCGTCGCCTTCCTCGCCTCCGACGGCGCGGAAGCACTGACCGGACAGGTCCTCGTCGTCGACGGCGGATCCACGATGCGCTGAACCGCCAAGGGTGGCGCTGACTGAATGAATGCTCTGCCCGGCGGTCCGCTCGCGCTCATTCCTGTGAGGAATGGGCGCCATGCCGAACGGATATTTGGGTCACCTCTGGTCTGCTGTTAGCGTCGTCGTTGTCGCGGTTCGTGCGGCAGTCCGCCAATTGCCCTGCGGAATCGGGTGGAGATGCCTGAATCCGTCGAAATCGAGGGCATGGTCGGATTCGCCGCGTCAGCGTCGTGCTGTTCACGGCAGTCGCTGACGATGTTGGAGGTGCTTGCATGCGCGTACTGGTCACCGGTGCGTCGGGATGGATCGGATCCGCGGTCGTCCCCGAGCTCGTCGGAGCAGGGCACGTGGTCACCGGGCTCGCCCGGTCGGACGCGTCGGCGGCCGCCGTCGAGGCGCGGGGTGCCACGGTCGTCCGCGGGTCGGTCGAGGACCTCGACGTGCTGCGCGAGGCGGCCGCGGCGGCCGACGCCGTCGTTCACCTCGCCTTCCGGCACGACATCGCCTTCGCGGGGCGCTTCGCCGACGCCGTCGCGTCGGACGCCGCCGCGATCGAGGCCCTGGGGGCGGGCCTGCCGCCCGGCGGGTCGATCGCCGTCGCCGGAGGCATCCTCGGGCTCGCGCGGGATGGGGCGAACCCCGCCACCGAGCGCGACTCGCCCGCCCCGGGCTCGGTGAGCGACCATCGGCAGCCCGGGCCGAGCGCCGCGCTCGCCCTCGCCGAGCGCGGGCAGCGGGCGTCGGTCGTGCGCCTGTCGCCGACCGTCCACGGAGAGGGCGACGCCGGGTTCATGGCCACGCTCGTCGAGATCGCCCGCAAGCACGGGTTCTCCGGCTACCCGGGTGACGGGTCGTCGCGCTGGACGGCGGTGCACGTCCGTGACGCCGCGCGCCTGTTCCGGCTGGCGATCGAGGTGGCGCCGGCGGGATCCGTGCTGCACGCCGTGGCCGACGAGGCCATCCCGGTGCGGCAGATCGCCGAGGCGATCGGCCGTCACCTCGACGTCCCGGCGCGCTCGCTTCCGGCCGAGGAGGTCGACGAGCACTTCGGCTTCCTCGCGACGTTCCTCGACCTCGACGGCCCGGCCTCCAGCGCCCTCACCCGCGAGCTGACGGGCTGGACACCGCGCGAGCCGGGCCTGCTCGCGGACCTGGACCAGGGGCACTACTTCGCACCAGGGGCAGGCGGCAAGTGGGGGTGATCCCGGCACAGCACACGATCATGGACAGGAGAAGCGCCATGGCATCTGTGCCGTTCTCACGAGGGTTGCACGAAGTGGCGCCCAGCTGCTGGGCGTGGTTCGAACCGCCCGGGAGCTGGGGTCTGAGCAACTCGGGTCTCGTGCGGATCGGTGACGAGATGCTCGTCATCGACACCCAGAACGACGTCGGGCGTGCCCGTGCCGTCCGCGCTGCG includes:
- a CDS encoding NADPH-dependent FMN reductase, which produces MTVVVERPVADATDTTASDGPLRVALVIGSVREGRVGSSVARWAATHAERRADLEVDVVDLRDVDLPAHLPDDPTPGQRAWTERVDRADAFVFVTPEYNRGIPASLKHAIDAVREEWYAKPAAVVAYGGMARGLRAAEQLRLVLGELHVTVLRDTVCLGLDDGALDESGWVCDPGAVRALGTALDRLAWWGTALRAARSDRPYVR
- a CDS encoding NAD(P)-dependent alcohol dehydrogenase, which encodes MRAVVHDRYGPPSVLRVADVPVPSPERGQLLVRVAATSVNLSDWETLRGSPLYSRIGGLRRPARPVLGSDIAGWVEAVGPEVSGFAVGDEVYGDNLWLKGGFAEYAVAPASALAHKPAELSFVEASTIPQAGPIAWQGTATARPGLRVLVNGGGGGSGSFAIQLAKRAGAHVTAVDNGDKLDFMRSVGADEVLDHRTQDFTRGEPQDLVLDLVAHRSVFAYRRALAGGGRYLCVGGTTRALLRVLTLGTVLGLLTGRRLGVLAVKAGPEHFEPVAERCVAGEVRIHIDRTFPLEEVPQALVHVGEGRSLGKVVVEVA
- a CDS encoding NADP-dependent oxidoreductase, producing the protein MNRQIILAARPHGNPKESDFEIVERPVPVPGDGQVLVRNILFSLDPFNRILMGNANSDQAPIELGDTMFGFTVAVVEQSNNPAFAVGDHVAGIFGTTGWQDYAVSDGSDLRVVDPDAAPLEANLGVLGVTGLTAWVGLTEILDPKPGGTLVVTAAAGAVGSAAAQIGKLRGHRVVGVAGGPEKTRHLLEDLGLAAAVDHRAPDFAEQLARALPDGIDTVYENVGAALLPALVPHLNRNAQIAVGGVMSQITQTGSFEGPDNLPDLLRAALYKTLTIRGFDVTEFYDRYPEFLADLAPAVAEQELHYSTHIIDGGLEVIPAVFPEMFTGRGPGKMIAKAG
- a CDS encoding helix-turn-helix domain-containing protein, with product MTDRPNHLGEYLRARRELVTAEQVGLPDAGGRRVPGLRREEVAMLAGISVDYYLRLERGRDRNPSVQVLQAIARVLQLDDEHLAHLLSLVSDHPRRTRRRPRKETAPASTVELLSALPHPAFVEGRYFDILAANAMATALSPRLSVGGNQLLDLFIDPAERGLHLDWDGTTKCYVSSLRQSVGTDTDDQRLIELVGELSLASPRFRTLWNRHDVSTQRGASVPFDHPQVGEVRLYRERLAISGTDGITLVVYHAEAGSSDAEKLALLGSSALPPADGRDNGISRTRHPSVGRD
- a CDS encoding SDR family NAD(P)-dependent oxidoreductase, whose translation is MTSEQRVAVVTGGTGAIGSAIVTALDTAGYRTVVLGRRGGDILADLASESATKRAAAEVLDRYGRVDVLVHCAAVIDPMPLSELDAGRWRTVQAVNVEAPLWLAQAFTPGMAERKFGRIVFVASDTLWSPPGARFLPYVASKGAMIGIMRTLAVDLGADGIAVTAVAPGLTDTPIARSVNDPGQIEAVVATQAMKRALVPEDSANAVAFLASDGAEALTGQVLVVDGGSTMR
- a CDS encoding SDR family oxidoreductase, with the translated sequence MRVLVTGASGWIGSAVVPELVGAGHVVTGLARSDASAAAVEARGATVVRGSVEDLDVLREAAAAADAVVHLAFRHDIAFAGRFADAVASDAAAIEALGAGLPPGGSIAVAGGILGLARDGANPATERDSPAPGSVSDHRQPGPSAALALAERGQRASVVRLSPTVHGEGDAGFMATLVEIARKHGFSGYPGDGSSRWTAVHVRDAARLFRLAIEVAPAGSVLHAVADEAIPVRQIAEAIGRHLDVPARSLPAEEVDEHFGFLATFLDLDGPASSALTRELTGWTPREPGLLADLDQGHYFAPGAGGKWG